Proteins encoded by one window of Gambusia affinis linkage group LG17, SWU_Gaff_1.0, whole genome shotgun sequence:
- the hsdl2 gene encoding hydroxysteroid dehydrogenase-like protein 2 — translation MLQNSGKLAGCTLFITGASRGIGKAIALKAARDGANVVIAAKTAEPHPKLPGTIFTAADEVEAAGGKALPCVVDIRDEQQIGAAVQKAVETFGGIDILVNNASAISLTGTLETPMKKVDLMLGINLRGTYLTSKLVIPHLLKSRRPHILNLSPPLNLNPVWFKNHTAYTMAKYGMSMCVLGMAEEFRGQIAVNALWPRTAIQTAAMDMLGGDGVGKQCRTADIMADAAYAVLSKPKDYTGHFLVDEDVLKEHGVKDFDQYAVQPGHPLLPDFFLDEAPESLVKQMEQHGATPAFKAPSLDTPLSGGPIENTFDIIRGVINEDVVKATQGVYRFDLSGDHSGVWFLDLKSGPGSAGQGEPPTKADVVMTMDSSDFTKMFAGQLKPTMAFMTGKLRIKGDMTLAIKLEKLMGRMNKAKL, via the exons ATGTTGCAGAATTCGGG GAAGCTCGCCGGCTGCACGCTCTTCATCACAGGAGCGAGCCGCGGCATCGGGAAGGCCATCGCCCTCAAAGCCGCTCGGGACGGCGCCAACGTGGTGATCGCCGCCAAGACGGCCGAGCCGCACCCGAAGCTTCCTGGAACCATCTTCACGGCGGCAGATGAAG TGGAGGCAGCCGGAGGGAAGGCGCTGCCCTGCGTCGTCGACATCCGGGACGAACAGCAGATCGGAGCGGCCGTTCAGAAAGCTGTGGAAACGTTTGGAG GCATCGACATCCTGGTGAACAACGCCAGCGCCATCAGCCTGACAGGAACGCTGGAGACACCCATGAAGAAGGTGGACCTGATGCTGGGGATCAACCTGAGAGGAACATACCTGAC GTCGAAGCTGGTCATCCCCCACCTGCTGAAGAGTCGCCGTCCTCACATCCTGAACCTGTCGCCGCCCCTCAACCTGAATCCCGTCTGGTTCAAGAACCACACTG CTTACACGATGGCAAAGTACGGCATGTCCATGTGCGTCCTGGGAATGGCCGAAGAGTTCAGAGGTCAAATTGCCGTCAACGCCCTGTGGCCCAGAACTG CGATCCAGACAGCAGCCATGGACATGCTGGGAGGCGACGGCGTCGGGAAGCAGTGCCGTACGGCAGACATCATGGCGGACGCCGCCTACGCCGTTCTGTCCAAGCCCAAGGACTACACGGGCCACTTCCTGGTGGACGAAGACGTCCTCAAAGAACACGGCGTCAAAGACTTTGACCAGTACGCCGTGCAGCCAG GCCACCCGCTGCTGCCAGACTTCTTCCTGGATGAAGCACCGGAGTCTCTGGTCAAACAGATGGAGCAACATG GGGCAACGCCGGCCTTCAAAGCACCGTCCTTGGACACGCCCCTCTCCGGCGGACCAATAGAAAACACCTTTGACATCATCAGAGGTGTCATCAATGAGGACGTCGTCAAGGCGACTCAGGGCGTGTACCGCTTTGACCTCTCAG GAGATCACAGCGGTGTCTGGTTCCTGGACCTGAAGAGCGGTCCCGGCAGCGCGGGTCAGGGGGAGCCCCCCACCAAGGCCGACGTCGTCATGACAATGGACTCCAGCGACTTCACTAAGATGTTTGCAG GGCAGCTGAAGCCGACCATGGCCTTCATGACGGGGAAGCTGCGCATCAAAGGCGACATGACGCTCGCCATCAAGCTGGAGAAGCTGATGGGCCGCATGAACAAGGCCAAGCTGTGA
- the LOC122819672 gene encoding polypyrimidine tract-binding protein 3-like isoform X2, whose amino-acid sequence MLSSDVINQEVSSRVSVAAAEARGPKQLFFLFTIIIILRLLLSDHGPESTLRSPVGCCENMSSAHLSTVDGTDRLCVSERAQYVPSPVLHLRQLPTDTSEQEVVDLALPFGRVSKLITLRTKNQAFLEMASEEAAVTMVNYYASAPPTIRNQPVFIQYSTHRELKTDNLTNQRALQAISMATVHSGNMGSSEGRGLIPAPSAVLRIIVENLFYPVTLEVLQQIFSKFGSVLKIITFTRNNQFQALLQFSDAVHAQHAKASLDGQNIYNSCCTLRIDFSKLSALNVKYNNDKSRDFTRADLPSGELDPAGAAAATFGVALPPYGAAAFPPSFHQHTGLPVTAVPGSLMSSPRMALQVAPPAGHSVLLVSNLDPERVSPHCLFILFGVYGDVQRVKILFNKKENALVQMSDATQAQLAMSHLNGQRLHGNVIRVTLSKHPVVQLPRGGAGPEEQTLTQDFSGSALHRFKKPGSKNFNNIFPPSATLHLSNIPSSVGEDSLKDLFSSRGFAVKAFKFFQKDRKMALLQLGSVEEAVEALIALHDQHLDHNQHLRVSFSKSTI is encoded by the exons ATGTTGTCCAGTGACGTAATCAACCAGGAAGTGAGCTCGCGGGTGTCTGTGGCAGCGGCTGAGGCTCGCGGACCAAAAcagctcttcttcctcttcaccatcatcatcatcctccgcctcctcctctcGGACCATGGACCG GAGTCAACGCTCAGATCACCTGTTGGTTGCTGTGAGAACATGAGCTCCGCCCACCTGTCCACAG tGGATGGCACTGATAGGCTGTGTGTTTCTGAGCGCGCTCAGTACGTCCCTTCTCCAGTGCTGCACCTGCGGCAGCTACCTACTGACACCTCCGAACAGGAAGTGGTCGACCTGGCACTTCCCTTCGGCAGAGTCTCCAAACTGATCACACTGAGGACCAAAAACCAG gCATTTCTTGAGATGGCGTCGGAGGAAGCAGCCGTTACCATGGTGAACTACTACGCCTCAGCCCCACCCACCATCAGGAACCAGCCAGTCTTCATTCAGTACTCCACCCACAGAGAGCTCAAAACAGACAATCTGACCAATCAG agggcgctgcagGCCATCAGCATGGCAACAGTGCATTCTGGGAACATGGGGTCTTCAGAGGGGCGGGGATTAATCCCGGCGCCCAGCGCGGTTCTGAGGATCATCGTGGAGAACCTGTTCTACCCGGTGACCCTGGAGGTCCTGCAGCAG ATCTTCAGTAAGTTCGGCTCCGTCCTGAAGATCATCACCTTCACCAGGAACAACCAGTTCCAGgctctgctgcagttcagcGACGCCGTCCACGCTCAGCACGCCAAGGCG tcTCTGGACGGCCAGAACATTTACAACAGCTGCTGTACGCTGCGCATCGACTTCTCCAAACTGAGCGCGCTCAACGTCAAGTACAACAACGACAAGAGCCGCGACTTCACCAGAGCCGACCTGCCGAGTGGAGAGCTGGACCCGGCcggcgccgccgccgccacctTTG gtgtaGCTCTGCCGCCATACGGAGCCGCGGCGTTCCCGCCCTCCTTCCACCAGCACACGG GTCTCCCCGTGACGGCGGTCCCCGGCTCGCTGATGTCCTCTCCTCGCATGGCGCTGCAggtggcgccccctgcaggccacTCGGTGCTGCTGGTGTCCAACCTGGACCCGGAG AGAGTTTCCCCCCACTGCCTCTTCATCCTGTTTG gagTTTACGGCGACGTTCAGCGAGTCAAGATCCTGTTCAACAAGAAAGAGAACGCGCTGGTCCAGATGAGCGACGCCACGCAGGCGCAGCTCG CGATGAGCCACCTGAACGGCCAGCGTCTCCATGGAAACGTGATCCGGGTGACCCTGTCCAAGCACCCAGTGGTGCAGCTGCCGCGCGGAGGGGCGGGGCCGGAGGAGCAGACGCTGACGCAGGACTTCTCAGGCTCCGCCCTCCACCGCTTCAAGAAGCCCGGCTCCAAGAACTTCAACAACATCTTCCCTCCGTCAGCGACGCTGCACCTGTCCAACATCCC gtcATCGGTGGGCGAAGACTCCCTGAAGGACCTGTTCTCCTCCAGAGGTTTTGCTGTAAAGGCCTTCAAGTTTTTTCA GAAGGACAGAAAGATggcgctgctgcagctgggGTCGGTGGAGGAGGCGGTGGAGGCGCTGATCGCCCTTCACGACCAGCACCTGGACCACAACCAGCACCTGCGCGTctccttctccaagtccaccaTTTGA
- the LOC122819672 gene encoding polypyrimidine tract-binding protein 3-like isoform X1, with product MLSSDVINQEVSSRVSVAAAEARGPKQLFFLFTIIIILRLLLSDHGPESTLRSPVGCCENMSSAHLSTVDGTDRLCVSERAQYVPSPVLHLRQLPTDTSEQEVVDLALPFGRVSKLITLRTKNQAFLEMASEEAAVTMVNYYASAPPTIRNQPVFIQYSTHRELKTDNLTNQQRALQAISMATVHSGNMGSSEGRGLIPAPSAVLRIIVENLFYPVTLEVLQQIFSKFGSVLKIITFTRNNQFQALLQFSDAVHAQHAKASLDGQNIYNSCCTLRIDFSKLSALNVKYNNDKSRDFTRADLPSGELDPAGAAAATFGVALPPYGAAAFPPSFHQHTGLPVTAVPGSLMSSPRMALQVAPPAGHSVLLVSNLDPERVSPHCLFILFGVYGDVQRVKILFNKKENALVQMSDATQAQLAMSHLNGQRLHGNVIRVTLSKHPVVQLPRGGAGPEEQTLTQDFSGSALHRFKKPGSKNFNNIFPPSATLHLSNIPSSVGEDSLKDLFSSRGFAVKAFKFFQKDRKMALLQLGSVEEAVEALIALHDQHLDHNQHLRVSFSKSTI from the exons ATGTTGTCCAGTGACGTAATCAACCAGGAAGTGAGCTCGCGGGTGTCTGTGGCAGCGGCTGAGGCTCGCGGACCAAAAcagctcttcttcctcttcaccatcatcatcatcctccgcctcctcctctcGGACCATGGACCG GAGTCAACGCTCAGATCACCTGTTGGTTGCTGTGAGAACATGAGCTCCGCCCACCTGTCCACAG tGGATGGCACTGATAGGCTGTGTGTTTCTGAGCGCGCTCAGTACGTCCCTTCTCCAGTGCTGCACCTGCGGCAGCTACCTACTGACACCTCCGAACAGGAAGTGGTCGACCTGGCACTTCCCTTCGGCAGAGTCTCCAAACTGATCACACTGAGGACCAAAAACCAG gCATTTCTTGAGATGGCGTCGGAGGAAGCAGCCGTTACCATGGTGAACTACTACGCCTCAGCCCCACCCACCATCAGGAACCAGCCAGTCTTCATTCAGTACTCCACCCACAGAGAGCTCAAAACAGACAATCTGACCAATCAG cagagggcgctgcagGCCATCAGCATGGCAACAGTGCATTCTGGGAACATGGGGTCTTCAGAGGGGCGGGGATTAATCCCGGCGCCCAGCGCGGTTCTGAGGATCATCGTGGAGAACCTGTTCTACCCGGTGACCCTGGAGGTCCTGCAGCAG ATCTTCAGTAAGTTCGGCTCCGTCCTGAAGATCATCACCTTCACCAGGAACAACCAGTTCCAGgctctgctgcagttcagcGACGCCGTCCACGCTCAGCACGCCAAGGCG tcTCTGGACGGCCAGAACATTTACAACAGCTGCTGTACGCTGCGCATCGACTTCTCCAAACTGAGCGCGCTCAACGTCAAGTACAACAACGACAAGAGCCGCGACTTCACCAGAGCCGACCTGCCGAGTGGAGAGCTGGACCCGGCcggcgccgccgccgccacctTTG gtgtaGCTCTGCCGCCATACGGAGCCGCGGCGTTCCCGCCCTCCTTCCACCAGCACACGG GTCTCCCCGTGACGGCGGTCCCCGGCTCGCTGATGTCCTCTCCTCGCATGGCGCTGCAggtggcgccccctgcaggccacTCGGTGCTGCTGGTGTCCAACCTGGACCCGGAG AGAGTTTCCCCCCACTGCCTCTTCATCCTGTTTG gagTTTACGGCGACGTTCAGCGAGTCAAGATCCTGTTCAACAAGAAAGAGAACGCGCTGGTCCAGATGAGCGACGCCACGCAGGCGCAGCTCG CGATGAGCCACCTGAACGGCCAGCGTCTCCATGGAAACGTGATCCGGGTGACCCTGTCCAAGCACCCAGTGGTGCAGCTGCCGCGCGGAGGGGCGGGGCCGGAGGAGCAGACGCTGACGCAGGACTTCTCAGGCTCCGCCCTCCACCGCTTCAAGAAGCCCGGCTCCAAGAACTTCAACAACATCTTCCCTCCGTCAGCGACGCTGCACCTGTCCAACATCCC gtcATCGGTGGGCGAAGACTCCCTGAAGGACCTGTTCTCCTCCAGAGGTTTTGCTGTAAAGGCCTTCAAGTTTTTTCA GAAGGACAGAAAGATggcgctgctgcagctgggGTCGGTGGAGGAGGCGGTGGAGGCGCTGATCGCCCTTCACGACCAGCACCTGGACCACAACCAGCACCTGCGCGTctccttctccaagtccaccaTTTGA
- the LOC122819672 gene encoding polypyrimidine tract-binding protein 3-like isoform X3, producing MSSAHLSTVDGTDRLCVSERAQYVPSPVLHLRQLPTDTSEQEVVDLALPFGRVSKLITLRTKNQAFLEMASEEAAVTMVNYYASAPPTIRNQPVFIQYSTHRELKTDNLTNQQRALQAISMATVHSGNMGSSEGRGLIPAPSAVLRIIVENLFYPVTLEVLQQIFSKFGSVLKIITFTRNNQFQALLQFSDAVHAQHAKASLDGQNIYNSCCTLRIDFSKLSALNVKYNNDKSRDFTRADLPSGELDPAGAAAATFGVALPPYGAAAFPPSFHQHTGLPVTAVPGSLMSSPRMALQVAPPAGHSVLLVSNLDPERVSPHCLFILFGVYGDVQRVKILFNKKENALVQMSDATQAQLAMSHLNGQRLHGNVIRVTLSKHPVVQLPRGGAGPEEQTLTQDFSGSALHRFKKPGSKNFNNIFPPSATLHLSNIPSSVGEDSLKDLFSSRGFAVKAFKFFQKDRKMALLQLGSVEEAVEALIALHDQHLDHNQHLRVSFSKSTI from the exons ATGAGCTCCGCCCACCTGTCCACAG tGGATGGCACTGATAGGCTGTGTGTTTCTGAGCGCGCTCAGTACGTCCCTTCTCCAGTGCTGCACCTGCGGCAGCTACCTACTGACACCTCCGAACAGGAAGTGGTCGACCTGGCACTTCCCTTCGGCAGAGTCTCCAAACTGATCACACTGAGGACCAAAAACCAG gCATTTCTTGAGATGGCGTCGGAGGAAGCAGCCGTTACCATGGTGAACTACTACGCCTCAGCCCCACCCACCATCAGGAACCAGCCAGTCTTCATTCAGTACTCCACCCACAGAGAGCTCAAAACAGACAATCTGACCAATCAG cagagggcgctgcagGCCATCAGCATGGCAACAGTGCATTCTGGGAACATGGGGTCTTCAGAGGGGCGGGGATTAATCCCGGCGCCCAGCGCGGTTCTGAGGATCATCGTGGAGAACCTGTTCTACCCGGTGACCCTGGAGGTCCTGCAGCAG ATCTTCAGTAAGTTCGGCTCCGTCCTGAAGATCATCACCTTCACCAGGAACAACCAGTTCCAGgctctgctgcagttcagcGACGCCGTCCACGCTCAGCACGCCAAGGCG tcTCTGGACGGCCAGAACATTTACAACAGCTGCTGTACGCTGCGCATCGACTTCTCCAAACTGAGCGCGCTCAACGTCAAGTACAACAACGACAAGAGCCGCGACTTCACCAGAGCCGACCTGCCGAGTGGAGAGCTGGACCCGGCcggcgccgccgccgccacctTTG gtgtaGCTCTGCCGCCATACGGAGCCGCGGCGTTCCCGCCCTCCTTCCACCAGCACACGG GTCTCCCCGTGACGGCGGTCCCCGGCTCGCTGATGTCCTCTCCTCGCATGGCGCTGCAggtggcgccccctgcaggccacTCGGTGCTGCTGGTGTCCAACCTGGACCCGGAG AGAGTTTCCCCCCACTGCCTCTTCATCCTGTTTG gagTTTACGGCGACGTTCAGCGAGTCAAGATCCTGTTCAACAAGAAAGAGAACGCGCTGGTCCAGATGAGCGACGCCACGCAGGCGCAGCTCG CGATGAGCCACCTGAACGGCCAGCGTCTCCATGGAAACGTGATCCGGGTGACCCTGTCCAAGCACCCAGTGGTGCAGCTGCCGCGCGGAGGGGCGGGGCCGGAGGAGCAGACGCTGACGCAGGACTTCTCAGGCTCCGCCCTCCACCGCTTCAAGAAGCCCGGCTCCAAGAACTTCAACAACATCTTCCCTCCGTCAGCGACGCTGCACCTGTCCAACATCCC gtcATCGGTGGGCGAAGACTCCCTGAAGGACCTGTTCTCCTCCAGAGGTTTTGCTGTAAAGGCCTTCAAGTTTTTTCA GAAGGACAGAAAGATggcgctgctgcagctgggGTCGGTGGAGGAGGCGGTGGAGGCGCTGATCGCCCTTCACGACCAGCACCTGGACCACAACCAGCACCTGCGCGTctccttctccaagtccaccaTTTGA
- the ugcg gene encoding ceramide glucosyltransferase, with translation MAPLDVALQGFSVFGLVLFAVLWLMHFMSIIYVRLHLHRKRSEVKQPFAQVLGVSLLKPLKGVDPNLISNLETFFTLDYPKYEILLCVQDQDDPAVDVCKKLLGKYPNVDAGLFIGGKKVGINPKINNLMPGYEAAKYGLVWICDSGIRVKPDTLTDLTNQMTEKVGLVHGLPYVADRQGFAATLEQVYFGTSHPRSYISANVTGIKCVTGMSCLMRKDVLDQAGGLVAFAQYIAEDYFMAKAIADRGWKFSMATQVALQNSGSYSIGQFQSRMIRWTKLRINMVPATVLEPVSECFLASLIIGWAAHHVFRWDMMVFFMCHCLAWFIADYIQLTGVQGGALSFSKLDFAVAWFIRESMSVQIFLSALWDPTISWRTGRYRLRCGGTAEEILDV, from the exons ATGGCCCCGCTGGATGTGGCCCTGCAGGGCTTCTCGGTGTTCGGCCTGGTTCTGTTCGCGGTTCTGTGGCTCATGCACTTCATGTCCATCATCTATGT GCGTCTGCACCTCCATaggaagaggtcagaggtcaagcaGCCGTTTGCTCAGGTCCTGGGCGTTTCTCTGCTGAAGCCGCTGAAGGGCGTGGACCCCAACCTGATCTCCAACCTGGAGACCTTCTTCACCCTGGACTACCCAAAG tacGAGATCCTGCTGTGTGTCCAGGACCAGGACGACCCAGCTGTGGACGTCTGCAAGAAGCTGCTAGGAAAGTATCCCAACGTGGACGCCGGACTGTTCATCG gtgGGAAGAAGGTCGGGATCAACCCCAAGATCAACAACCTGATGCCTGGATACGAAGCAGCCAAGTACGGACTGGTGTGGATCTGTGACAGCGGCATCCGAG TGAAACCCGACACTCTGACTGACCTGACCAATCAGATGACGGAGAAGGTGGGTCTGGTCCACGGGCTGCCGTACGTCGCCGACCGTCAAGGCTTTGCCGCCACGCTGGAGCAG GTGTACTTCGGGACGTCTCACCCCCGCTCCTACATCTCGGCCAACGTGACGGGGATCAAGTGCGTGACGGGAATGTCATGTCTGATGCGGAAGGACGTTCTGGACCAGGCGGGGGGGCTGGTGGCCTTCGCCCAGTACATCGCCGAGGATTACTTCATGGCCAAAGCCATTGCAGACAG AGGATGGAAGTTCTCCATGGCGACACAGGTGGCGCTGCAGAACTCCGGCTCCTACTCCATTGGTCAGTTCCAGTCCCGCATGATCAG GTGGACCAAGCTGCGCATCAACATGGTTCCTGCCACCGTCCTGGAGCCCGTCTCTGAGTGCTTCCTGGCCAGCCTCATCATAGGCTGGGCCGCCCATCACGTCTTCAG GTGGGACATGATGGTCTTCTTCATGTGTCACTGCCTCGCCTGGTTCATCGCCGACTACATCCAGCTGACAGGAGTCCAg GGTGGCGCCCTGAGCTTCTCCAAGCTGGACTTCGCCGTGGCGTGGTTCATCAGGGAGTCCATGTCGGTGCAGATCTTCCTGTCGGCGCTGTGGGATCCCACCATCAGCTGGAGAACGGGTCGGTACCGGCTCCGCTGCGGCGGCACCGCTGAGGAGATCCTGGATGTGTAG
- the LOC122847091 gene encoding molybdopterin synthase catalytic subunit, which yields MAEPPRDVFRLRRDWLSVQEVVDSVSSSRCGAVSVFIGATREDQVEGRKVIGLQYEAYEAMVQSELSRLAGALRARWPSLLHVCIHHRLGWVKVGEASIVMAISSPHRQDCQEAIQHAVTQLKANAPIWKKEVYDSQESSWKENSECSWSQRGGASE from the exons ATGGCGGAGCCGCCCAGGGACGTCTTCCGGCTGAGGCGTGATTGGCTCTCGGTACAGGAAGTGGTGGACTCGGTCAGCAGCAGCCGCTGCGGCGCCGTCTCTGTGTTTATAG GTGCGACCCGGGAGGACCAGGTGGAGGGCAGGAAGGTGATTGGCCTGCAGTACGAGGCGTACGAGGCCATGGTCCAATCAGAGCTGAGCCGGCTGGCGGGGGCCCTGAGGGCCCGCTGGCCCTCGCTGCTGCATGTCTGCATCCACCACCGCCTGGG GTGGGTGAAGGTGGGTGAGGCCAGCATCGTCATGGCGATCTCCTCCCCGCACCGACAGGACTGCCAGGAGGCCATCCAGCACGCCGTCACCCAGCTGAAGGCCAACGCCCCCATCTGGAAGAAG GAGGTTTACGACTCCCAGGAATCGTCCTGGAAGGAGAACTCAGAGTGCAGCTGGTCGCAGAGGGGAGGAGCTTCTGAATGA
- the LOC122847092 gene encoding molybdopterin synthase sulfur carrier subunit isoform X2 → MSAQVTVLYFARSAELTGLREEELVAVPTPISSGDLWALLLRKQPRLVALQGRVVLAVRRQYVTIGNQQLSLQDGDEVAVVPPLSGG, encoded by the exons ATGTCTGCGCAG GTGACCGTGCTGTACTTTGCTAGGAGTGCCGAGCTGACTGGACTGAGGGAGGAGGAGCTAGTTGCCGTGCCAACGCCAATCAGCAGCGGTGACCTGTGGGCTCTGTTGCTACGGAAACAGCCCAG GCTGGTGGCGCTGCAGGGCCGCGTGGTGCTCGCCGTTCGCCGACAGTACGTCACCATCGGCAACCAGCAGCTGAGCTTGCAGGACGGCGACGAGGTGGCCGTGGTGCCGCCGCTGAGCGGAGGGtag
- the LOC122847092 gene encoding molybdopterin synthase sulfur carrier subunit isoform X1, protein MATEQPAEGCLIRTGPTSYQVTVLYFARSAELTGLREEELVAVPTPISSGDLWALLLRKQPRLVALQGRVVLAVRRQYVTIGNQQLSLQDGDEVAVVPPLSGG, encoded by the exons ATGGCCACAGAACAACCGGCTGAAGGATGCCTGATTAGGACGGGACCCACCTCATATCAG GTGACCGTGCTGTACTTTGCTAGGAGTGCCGAGCTGACTGGACTGAGGGAGGAGGAGCTAGTTGCCGTGCCAACGCCAATCAGCAGCGGTGACCTGTGGGCTCTGTTGCTACGGAAACAGCCCAG GCTGGTGGCGCTGCAGGGCCGCGTGGTGCTCGCCGTTCGCCGACAGTACGTCACCATCGGCAACCAGCAGCTGAGCTTGCAGGACGGCGACGAGGTGGCCGTGGTGCCGCCGCTGAGCGGAGGGtag
- the LOC122847090 gene encoding protein asteroid homolog 1-like, whose protein sequence is MLPNGVSLLLSENNLLNWQPAFFLFPGRERSPQGHSATFTFLQTSETMGVKGMKTLVAESDTLEDVGFKDRAIIIDGPNLYYSLYFNSEPKLDQQHGGDYSAFRGLVLRFFSSLESCNITPLVVLDGGAEPVKNKTVGNRLKDKLQKAKRISESRAGEWDNILPPLVKDVFIQVLQELQVEIQQCFGEADLTAVLRANERKCPVLSNDSDFYIFDVQEGFLSIDGFQWESVAQEAIPARRYRISQFCRCFNVDEKHMPVFAALSGNDYSQLEKEDIKKLIRRYPETQRPGGSSTGRQRAILRFLGDFRGKTPEKAVTGALQLVGRSKQEDFKLFLNSAQQYALKEPPRPNLPQWVVQEIQRGRLTSFVTSVVSQKSMTLTPLVEDFSQPSSYNASLRIRQFFYGLLLGTDPCTEYDREGAEEMRPKQVTPVLAGVTPEELQKLELEQLNEAPEVLRRTVMYEALGCSGLDIEHIPDQLKLTLCVTRFWFWYQNSQQSPSEGFNMSCLQALVLGFLQGNTDGGGAVWSSPGAVAARRPLQAGAAHAFSRWLTCLRQSLHLNQLLRFPLPEPQCYRLYCGPWLHQLQNQLLTDANAFGESMERLQDGKRELLDRAMTVIQSAGQEVDQELAMGRGQSRGGASPGAGPIQGRGSAGRQIKHRRLVSTSGSSLIRATPSPQGGTPEGLRSPYRKSPYRGAFFHSHQSSFPTRRTGPGDDGRETQKKKN, encoded by the exons ATGTTACCAAACGGAGTCAGCCTCCTACTGTCAGAGAATAACCTGTTGAACTGGCAGCCTGccttcttcctgtttcctggTAGAGAGAGGAGTCCGCAGGGTCATTCAGCAACGTTTACCTTTCTGCAAACTTCAGAGACCATGGGCGTTAAGGGAATGAAGACTCTGGTTGCAGAGTCAGATACTTTGGAGGATGTTGGCTTCAAGGACAGAGCCATCATCATTGACGGTCCAAATCTCTACTATTCTCTGTATTTTAACTCTGAGCCAAAGCTGGACCAGCAACATGGAGGAGATTATTCTGCATTCAGAGGTCTGGTCCTTCGGTTCTTCAGCAGCCTGGAGAGCTGCAACATCACCCCGCTGGTCGTTCTGGATGGAGGGGCAGAACCTGTGAAGAACAAAACTGTTGGAAATCGTCTGAAAGACAAACttcagaaagcaaaaagaatTTCAGAGTCCAGGGCCGGTGAGTGGGACAACATCTTGCCTCCTCTGGTCAAAGACGTCTTCATCCAGGTTCTTCAGGAGCTGCAGGTGGAGATCCAGCAGTGTTTTGGAGAGGCAGACCTGACAGCTGTTCTGAGGGCCAATGAGAGGAAATGTCCCGTTCTGTCCAACGACTCAGATTTTTACATCTTTGATGTGCAGGAAGGGTTCCTTTCAATTGATGGATTCCAGTGGGAATCTGTGGCACAGGAAGCCATTCCTGCTCGGCGTTACAGAATCTCACAGTTTTGTAGATGTTTTAATGTAGACGAGAAGCACATGCCTGTCTTTGCTGCTTTATCAGGAAATGATTACTCACAGTTGGAAAAAGAAGACATCAAAAAGTTAATCAGAAGATATCCTGAAACTCAGCGGCCAGGAGGATCCTCTACTGGCCGACAGCGAGCCATCCTTAGGTTTTTAGGAGATTTCAGGGGGAAGACGCCTGAAAAGGCTGTGACAGGAGCTCTGCAGCTGGTTGGAAGATCTAAGCAGGAGGACTTCAAACTTTTCCTGAATTCAGCTCAACAATATGCCTTAAAGGAACCACCTCGTCCCAACCTCCCTCAGTGGGTCGTCCAAGAAATTCAGAGAGGAAGACTGACCTCCTTTGTCACATCTGTTGTGAGCCAGAAGTCGATGACCTTGACTCCACTGGTGGAGGATTTCTCCCAGCCCAGCAGCTACAATGCTTCCCTCCGGATCCGACAGTTCTTCTATGGACTGTTGCTTGGAACGGACCCATGCACGGAATACGATCGGGAGGGCGCTGAAGAAATGCGTCCCAAACAGGTCACCCCTGTCCTAGCAGGTGTGACaccagaggagctgcagaaactgGAGCTGGAACAACTGAATGAG GCTCCTGAGGTTCTGCGCCGCACCGTCATGTATGAAGCTCTGGGTTGTTCAGGCTTGGACATTGAACACATCCCGGACCAGCTGAAGTTGACACTCTGTGTGACccgattctggttctggtaccagAATTCCCAGCAGAGCCCCTCAGAAGGGTTCAACATGTCCTGCCTCCAGGCGCTGGTCCTCGGCTTTCTGCAAGGAAACACTGATGGAG GCGGTGCGGTCTGGTCCAGCCCCGGTGCAGTTGCTGCtcggcgccccctgcaggccggAGCTGCTCATGCTTTCAGCCGCTGGTTGACCTGCCTGAGGCAGAGCCTCCACCTCAACCAGCTGCTGCGCTTCCCTCTGCCGGAGCCGCAGTGCTACAG GCTGTACTGTGGTCCATGGCTCCACCAGCTGCAGAACCAGCTGCTAACCGACGCCAACGCTTTTGGAGAGAGTATGGAGCGGCTGCAGGACGGCAAGAGAGAGCTGCTGGACAGAGCCATGACAGTCATCCAGTCTGCTGGACAGGAAGTTGACCAGGAACTGGCTATGGGGCGGGGCCAGTCCAGGGGCGGCGCCAGTCCAGGGGCGGGGCCAATCCAGGGGCGGGGCTCAGCTGGAAGACAGATCAAGCACAGGAGGCTGGTCTCAACTTCAGGATCGTCCCTAATTAGAGCAACTCCCTCACCCCAAGGAGGGACCCCAGAAGGATTAAGGTCCCCATATAGAAAGTCCCCATATAGAGGAGCATTTTTCCATAGTCACCAGAGTAGTTTTCCCACCAGGAGGACGGGCCCAGGCGATGATGGGAGggaaacacagaagaaaaagaactgA